One part of the Bacteroidales bacterium genome encodes these proteins:
- a CDS encoding tetratricopeptide repeat protein has protein sequence MKNLIIIIFLFGHFCCNSQVLDSNYYFNAIEKITIAINNSDKKNSLFYVARGDARYFIGDYSGAINDYDSAIKISPNYYDAYNAKGIVYDHLKEFNNALKEFNFCISNNYESENVYYNRGCVYQEINDIKNAILDYKKEIEINKDFINSYFNYAIILLNQNKYEEAIKQLNIVIDKKNKYSLAYVNRGYAYYSINQLENALKDFTYLLEIDSTNYITYKYLGIIYIKKGDKNQGCYYLTKAKENGINVEEFEKNNCK, from the coding sequence ATGAAAAATTTAATTATAATTATTTTTCTTTTTGGACATTTTTGTTGCAATTCTCAAGTTTTGGATTCTAATTATTATTTTAACGCCATAGAAAAAATTACAATTGCAATTAATAATTCTGATAAAAAAAATTCATTATTTTATGTAGCACGAGGTGATGCAAGATACTTTATTGGAGATTATTCAGGAGCCATAAATGATTATGATTCTGCTATTAAAATATCTCCAAATTATTATGATGCATATAATGCAAAAGGCATTGTCTATGACCATCTTAAAGAGTTTAATAATGCTTTAAAAGAGTTTAATTTTTGTATTAGTAATAATTACGAAAGCGAAAATGTATATTATAACAGAGGATGTGTTTATCAAGAAATAAACGATATTAAAAATGCAATTTTAGACTATAAAAAAGAAATAGAAATTAATAAAGATTTTATTAATTCTTACTTTAATTATGCCATAATACTTTTAAATCAAAATAAATACGAAGAAGCAATTAAACAACTAAATATCGTTATAGATAAAAAAAACAAATACAGCTTAGCTTATGTAAATAGAGGTTATGCATATTACTCAATTAATCAATTAGAAAATGCCCTGAAAGATTTTACTTATTTATTAGAAATTGATTCAACTAATTATATTACATATAAATATCTTGGTATTATTTATATAAAAAAAGGGGATAAAAATCAAGGTTGCTATTATTTAACGAAAGCAAAAGAAAATGGAATAAATGTTGAAGAATTCGAAAAAAACAATTGTAAATAG
- a CDS encoding RHS repeat-associated core domain-containing protein produces the protein MDLQEQTYKNLKTLKNEQVSFFLSNKNFCSNTYNYLNLPTLIDFDNGNEIHYTYTANGTKIRKQVFTETVLTSSRYYLGAFEYNLNGLEFIHTDEGRIVPYEVTVPPNEGTITKYRYEYFLKDHLGNVRVAFTDDGQGTALELSEDSYYPFGMTMGGLSYVSSNLASQNYKYNGKEEQNEHGYLMSDYGFRHYDKRLGRWFVVDPMAEIYYSWSPYVYALNNPVRFIDPDGQAPQEPPTNQSYSLMNNTRTEKVMKLITLTTSIENQTTEIILNNYYGDNDVSIDEKINVTKEISKNINCKINDKNSLEMNINGELSGSSDNIKDNIKNGAKDVAVWGAGEAVGQVVKTVVGSVASTIVGVVLNTVSPVKLGKGDTKNSLYKSMSSSAIQKAINNEKVMNKIYKLMEKETEKYNDQEERL, from the coding sequence ATGGATTTACAGGAGCAGACATATAAAAATTTAAAAACACTTAAAAATGAGCAAGTAAGCTTTTTTTTGAGCAACAAAAATTTTTGCAGTAACACCTACAACTACCTAAATCTACCAACTTTAATTGATTTTGACAATGGAAACGAGATACATTACACTTACACAGCAAACGGTACAAAAATCAGAAAGCAGGTTTTCACTGAAACTGTACTTACTTCATCAAGATATTATCTCGGAGCTTTTGAATATAACCTTAACGGACTTGAATTTATACACACAGACGAAGGCAGAATTGTTCCTTATGAAGTAACTGTACCACCAAACGAAGGGACTATAACAAAATACAGGTATGAGTACTTTTTAAAAGACCATTTGGGGAATGTTAGAGTTGCATTTACTGATGATGGTCAAGGAACAGCTTTAGAGTTAAGCGAAGATAGTTATTATCCTTTTGGGATGACTATGGGGGGATTATCGTATGTTAGCTCAAACCTTGCAAGCCAAAACTACAAATACAACGGGAAAGAGGAACAAAATGAACATGGATATTTAATGAGCGATTACGGGTTCAGACATTATGATAAAAGGCTGGGAAGGTGGTTTGTTGTTGACCCAATGGCAGAAATTTATTATAGCTGGTCGCCATATGTATATGCCTTAAATAATCCAGTTCGATTTATTGATCCGGATGGTCAGGCTCCTCAAGAACCTCCTACAAATCAATCATATTCACTAATGAATAATACGCGTACTGAAAAAGTTATGAAATTAATAACTTTAACGACTAGTATTGAAAATCAAACAACAGAAATCATTTTAAATAATTATTATGGAGATAATGATGTTAGCATAGATGAAAAAATTAATGTTACAAAAGAAATTTCTAAAAATATTAATTGCAAAATTAACGATAAAAACTCTTTAGAAATGAATATTAATGGAGAACTATCCGGTAGTTCTGATAATATAAAAGATAATATAAAAAATGGAGCTAAAGATGTTGCTGTTTGGGGGGCAGGTGAAGCTGTAGGACAAGTTGTTAAAACTGTTGTAGGCTCAGTAGCTTCTACAATCGTTGGCGTTGTGCTTAATACTGTTTCACCTGTCAAATTAGGCAAGGGTGATACTAAAAACTCTTTATATAAAAGTATGTCTTCTTCTGCTATCCAAAAAGCAATTAATAATGAAAAAGTTATGAATAAAATTTATAAATTGATGGAGAAAGAAACAGAAAAATATAATGATCAAGAAGAAAGACTATAA